The proteins below come from a single Aspergillus oryzae RIB40 DNA, chromosome 5 genomic window:
- a CDS encoding exocyst subunit SEC8 (exocyst complex subunit Sec8): protein MSGRGGYANGYGYPDTSRYDRTDGGYGNSSNLAVNSYGGGRERRPGGYGGFYPETPQQPGLSPSQSPDRRRERPDWDRDHEYSSSRSRTRERDGNPERRLQSSSRDGRPRGDNIRLPDSSREKDPNIPSNNSAGSQAVEEVLQSIQQEWGLVASDECVPVQVALQLMDTSTLGKADREPEFLDVHNRIQKTLKSVVNEHHQGFNSSIGTYHKIQSSIQSSQGRVRNLKHALEQAKSGLLSTKPELKDLATSSQKYDDIIQLFSQIQEIQSLPEKLESRISDKRFLAAVEVLHDAFRLLRRSELDNIGALADIRAYFTNQEISLTDILVEELHDHLYLKSPYCSNRWKPPTPEGENNSASQSGWAGASWDRPVYTFLAKLDASAPMVEDASRNPEADTFYYIRLLIEALNKMGHLDIAVDRIEQRLPVELFAVVDKTNAEVDTRYPNLTRGFAAKESKTHLPTETIENRGHVLSEFLWTLYAKFESIAEGHRVVHDVIAAIVEREGIPKSSALAGGFKELWKLYQSEIRSLMHDYLATDGESSLRPGGEDDSKRHLYSGYRDKSKKMFKLSETDGSTEMKTEQNELDEILRSSVPGLVSKTRQKTTPNGNPDSKQGNSGTGHKILIEPSVFNMSILLPPSLSFIQRLKEIVPVDSDIAMSTLTSFLDDFMVNVFLPQLDETVTDLCMLSYITPDAFTEDPQWLAVSPRPVFKGTVKFMSIIREFSKMLSSIPHDQAFTQLLITQIVNYYDKCCGWYRAIVTKISPRDNGEFRLKAAAQYAKSGDIHDVVSELWKTEANNKEGLVDKETELLLEHTSKVPLEPYDIISDPKTVMALSLLYNSTQWLASHLWKLRQVTQPSSESRQPQESGPPNRRWTLISAMAPKREGSNQPVYLPLNQETATAFDTTIESLRDLSSTALFALHIDIRCGIIHMLTKTMAGPNPRNNRDSEPATPSPNSNIAWWHIVLNQPTSASPTVLELNNDLISFDTNISSYLGSAERCYITSGLARFIDHVFIARAHLIGAMNENGALRLQLDVLVLQQNLKNIIVDPAVDTDEEESARRAYEQHREIVALPRSAKFLDWFLEGAEKALDYAKDEKELFATHPEKALAAGNGEPFTYDELRILVDLCFSDILKGPRGAENREEFMAAKKASADALLRLNEIMWDSR from the exons ATGAGTGGCCGAGGAGGTTACGCCAACGGATACGGGTACCCCGACACCAGCCGATATGACCGCACTGATGGAGGTTatggcaacagcagcaatctGGCTGTGAACAGCTACGGAGGTGGACGAGAGCGTCGGCCAGGGGGCTATGGTGGATTTTACCCTGAGACGCCGCAGCAACCTGGGTTGTCGCCGTCCCAATCACCCGACCGACGCCGCGAAAGACCGGATTGGGATCGAGATCACGAATATTCATCATCACGCTCACGTACGCGGGAACGGGATGGGAACCCCGAGAGAAGGCTACAGAGTTCGTCGCGAGATGGCCGGCCTCGAGGAGACAATATCCGGTTGCCTGATAGCAGCCGGGAGAAAGATCCAAATATCCCTAGCAATAACTCGGCTGGATCTCAGGCTGTTGAAG AGGTTCTGCAGTCTATCCAACAAGAATGGGGTCTCGTAGCCTCGGACGAATGCGTCCCAGTTCAGGTAGCTTTACAATTAATGGACACGAGTACTCTGGGGAAAGCCGATCGCGAACCCGAATTTTTGGATGTGCATAATCGAATCCAAAAGACTTTGAAATCTGTCGTTAACG AACATCACCAGGGCTTTAACAGCTCAATCGGTACTTACCACAAGATTCAATCAAGTATTCAAAGCTCCCAAGGTCGGGTTCGTAACTTGAAGCATGCTCTGGAGCAGGCTAAGTCGGGGTTACTGTCGACTAAGCCCGAACTCAAAGACCTAGCGACGTCTTCTCAGAAGTACGACGATATTATCCAGTTGTTTAGTCAAATCCAAGAGATTCAATCTCTTCCGGAGAAGCTGGAGTCGCGAATTTCTGATAAGCGATTTCTCGCCGCCGTTGAGGTACTTCACGATGCTTTCCGCCTCTTACGGCGCTCTGAACTAGACAATATCGGCGCTCTCGCAGATATTCGCGCCTACTTCACTAATCAAGAAATATCACTCACAGATATACTGGTAGAAGAGTTGCACGATCATTTATATCTTAAATCACCTTATTGCTCGAATCGATGGAAACCACCAACCCCGGAGGGGGAGAACAACAGTGCAAGTCAATCCGGATGGGCTGGCGCATCTTGGGACAGACCTGTTTACACTTTCCTTGCGAAGCTGGACGCTTCGGCCCCCATGGTGGAGGATGCTTCTCGCAACCCAGAAGCTGACACGTTCTACTATATCCGACTCCTAATCGAAGCATTGAATAAAATGGGCCATTTGGATATCGCTGTCGACCGGATTGAACAGCGGCTTCCAGTTGAACTCTTTGCAGTAGTTGACAAAACAAACGCGGAAGTTGATACTCGCTATCCAAACTTAACTCGTGGCTTtgcagcaaaggaaagcaagaCACACCTACCGACTGAAACAATCGAGAACCGCGGGCATGTCCTATCTGAGTTTCTGTGGACCTTGTATGCCAAATTCGAATCTATTGCCGAAGGTCATCGCGTTGTCCATGATGTCATCGCAGCGATTGTTGAACGTGAAGGCATTCCTAAAAGCAGCGCCCTTGCAGGGGGCTTCAAAGAGCTGTGGAAACTCTACCAGAGTGAG ATTCGATCACTCATGCATGATTATCTAGCGACTGATGGAGAGTCATCCCTCCGACCAGGAGGCGAAGACGACTCCAAGCGCCATCTTTACTCAGGCTACAGAGATAAGAGCAAG AAAATGTTCAAACTGTCCGAGACGGACGGGTCGACGGAAATGAAAACCGAACAAAATGAATTAGATGAAATTCTTCGCTCTTCCGTCCCAGGCCTAGTGTCGAAGACACGACAGAAAACTACCCCGAACGGAAATCCGGATTCCAAGCAAGGAAATTCAGGTACTGGTCATAAGATTCTCATTGAACCAAGTGTATTCAACATGAGTATCCTTCTTCCACCTTCACTCTCTTTCATTCAACGCTTAAAGGAAATTGTACCCGTGGATTCCGACATTGCTATGAGTACTTTGACATCCTTCTTGGATGACTTTATGGTCAATGTGTTCCTCCCTCAACTTGATGAGACGGTCACAGATCTCTGCATGCTGAGCTACATTACACCAGATGCATTTACAGAAGATCCCCAATGGTTGGCGGTATCTCCGCGTCCAGTCTTTAAG GGTACAGTTAAATTCATGTCCATCATCCGCGAGTTCAGCAAAATGCTGTCTAGTATTCCCCATGACCAAGCATTCACACAACTACTAATCACACAAATCGTGAATTATTATGATAAGTGCTGCGGGTGGTACAGAG CCATCGTGACGAAAATCTCCCCTCGTGACAATGGTGAATTTCGACTGAAGGCCGCTGCGCAATATGCCAAATCGGGTGACATCCACGATGTAGTCAGTGAGCTATGGAAAACAGAAGCAAACAACAAGGAGGGGCTCGTAGACAAG GAAACCGAACTTCTCCTCGAACACACTAGTAAAGTGCCTTTGGAGCCGTACGATATCATCTCCGACCCGAAGACCGTTATGgctctctctcttctatACAATAGCACG CAATGGCTTGCAAGCCATCTATGGAAATTGCGCCAAGTCACGCAGCCATCATCTGAATCACGGCAGCCACAAGAAAGCGGACCACCAAACCGCAGATGGACCTTGATTAGTGCTATGGCGCCAAAGCGTGAGGGATCAAATCAGCCCGTGTACCTTCCCTTAAATCAAGAAACTGCGACTGCGTTCGATACTACTATCGAATCGCTACGCGATCTTTCTTCGACCGCACTTTTTGCCTTACACATTGACATTCGGTGCGGTATTATTCACATGCTCACAAAAACCATGGCTGGCCCCAACCCCAGGAACAATCGTGATTCCGAACCTGCAACCCCCTCTCCTAACTCAAACATTGCTTGGTGGCATATAGTCCTGAACCAGCCAACGTCTGCTTCACCAACTGTACTTGAGCTAAACAATGATCTGATCTCTTTTGATACAAACATCTCTTCATATCTGGGATCGGCCGAGCGCTGTTATATCACATCAGGATTGGCCAGGTTTATCGATCATGTATTTATTGCTCGTGCCCATCTAATCGGCGCGATGAATGAGAATGGGGCGTTGCGGCTTCAGTTGgacgtcctcgtcctccaaCAAAACCTGAAGAATATCATCGTTGACCCGGCTGTTGATacagacgaggaagaaagtgCAAGACGGGCATATGAGCAGCACCGTGAGATTGTCGCTCTTCCGCGTAGTGCTAAGTTCCTGGACTGGTTCCTGGAAGGTGCCGAGAAGGCTCTCGACTACGCaaaagacgagaaagagtTATTTGCAACACATCCCGAGAAAGCTTTGGCTGCTGGCAATGGCGAGCCATTCACCTACGATGAGCTCAGGATCCTCGTCGATCTCTGCTTCTCGGATATTCTCAAGGGACCTAGAGGTGCAGAGAACCGAGAAGAGTTCATGGCTGCAAAGAAAGCGAGCGCAGACGCACTCCTTAGGCTGAATGAGATAATGTGGGATTCCAGGTAG